In Zingiber officinale cultivar Zhangliang chromosome 1A, Zo_v1.1, whole genome shotgun sequence, a genomic segment contains:
- the LOC122038133 gene encoding protein ELC-like, with the protein MADPAALGAQYVQQFLSAALSQRGPAALPYAEDGKWLIRQHLMALTGAFASLRPRAASFTHDDGRSSYLLQAEGTIPIVYRGTTYNLPASVWLLEQYPRRPPSVFLTPTSDMLVKPGHRLVDPSGLVRAAAVPYLASWVYPSSNLVDLVRSLSHLFGLDPPLYSHPAAALPQNQSPPNTRHPFPSSSNPSPARIYSSLPSPYGGGRFPPSPQTQIASHPIEDPADVFRRNAISKIVENVHRDAASLRRSQESEMEPLLSLQAELRIRREELSRGVREMVGEKEGLEQQLQLVLMNTDVLEGWVRETEASSRKVDALNVDNVFEPMDALSRQILELTAADLALEDTIYSLDKAVQEGAITSESYLKSVRTLCREQFFHRATLAKARAVQVQAQVTKMAPRVPLYAS; encoded by the coding sequence ATGGCTGACCCGGCGGCGCTTGGCGCCCAGTACGTGCAGCAGTTTCTCAGCGCCGCCCTATCGCAGCGCGGTCCGGCGGCGCTCCCGTACGCCGAGGACGGCAAGTGGCTGATTCGCCAGCACCTGATGGCGCTCACCGGGGCCTTCGCATCTCTTCGCCCCCGCGCCGCCAGCTTCACTCACGACGACGGACGCTCCTCATACCTCCTCCAGGCTGAGGGCACCATCCCCATCGTCTACCGCGGCACCACCTACAACCTCCCCGCCTCTGTCTGGCTCCTCGAACAGTACCCTCGCCGTCCCCCTTCCGTCTTCCTCACCCCGACCTCGGACATGCTTGTCAAGCCCGGTCACCGCCTCGTCGATCCCTCTGGCCTCGTTCGCGCCGCGGCTGTTCCGTACCTCGCTTCATGGGTCTACCCATCGTCCAACCTCGTCGACCTTGTCCGCTCCCTTTCACACCTCTTCGGCCTCGACCCTCCTCTCTACTCCCACCCCGCGGCTGCTCTCCCTCAAAATCAATCTCCTCCTAACACACGGCATCCTTTTCCCTCCTCATCCAATCCATCTCCGGCTCGAATCTACTCCTCTCTGCCGTCGCCATACGGTGGTGGTCGGTTCCCTCCCTCACCACAGACCCAGATTGCGTCGCATCCGATTGAGGACCCAGCGGATGTCTTCCGACGGAACGCCATCTCTAAAATTGTGGAGAATGTACACAGAGATGCAGCCAGCCTGCGTAGGTCGCAGGAGTCCGAGATGGAACCTCTCCTTTCTCTCCAGGCGGAGCTGCGGATTAGACGGGAAGAACTCTCTCGCGGGGTCCGCGAGATGGTTGGGGAGAAGGAAGGTCTGGAGCAGCAGCTGCAGCTCGTGCTTATGAACACCGACGTTCTTGAAGGATGGGTGAGGGAGACCGAGGCTAGCAGTAGAAAAGTGGACGCATTAAATGTCGACAATGTGTTTGAACCGATGGATGCACTATCAAGACAGATACTGGAGCTCACGGCAGCTGACTTGGCGTTGGAGGACACGATCTACTCACTGGACAAGGCAGTGCAAGAGGGGGCAATCACGTCCGAGTCATATCTGAAGAGTGTGAGGACATTGTGCAGGGAGCAGTTCTTCCACAGGGCAACCTTGGCCAAGGCCCGTGCTGTTCAGGTGCAAGCTCAAGTTACAAAAATGGCACCGAGGGTTCCACTATATGCTTCCTAG